A region from the Brassica napus cultivar Da-Ae chromosome C8, Da-Ae, whole genome shotgun sequence genome encodes:
- the LOC106359334 gene encoding glutathione S-transferase T3-like — MDHFSLNSPGFVNLLASQSSQTIDVESSEVPRFSSQSSEDPKPVERRKWTPKEDIVLISAWLNTSKDPIVSNEQKARAFWKRIEEYFNSNPQLSGLAPREENQCKQRWGRVNEQVCKFVGSYETALKEQASGQNENDVMKAAHDIFLNDYQVKFSLEHAWRELRFDQKWRSNSLSRDGAKDKRKEAAEMVPDLEEVRPPGVKACKAAKHKKHGNEAAFDQLQSMLVVKENISKQKLLDRLLAQKDTLSDIEVSLKNKLVSEIL, encoded by the coding sequence ATGGATCATTTTTCCCTAAACTCTCCCGGGTTTGTTAACCTATTAGCTTCCCAGAGCAGTCAAACAATAGACGTAGAGTCTTCTGAGGTTCCTAGGTTTAGTAGCCAGAGCTCTGAAGATCCTAAACCAGTGGAAAGGAGAAAGTGGACACCAAAAGAAGACATTGTGCTCATcagtgcttggttgaacacCAGCAAGGATCCCATAGTGAGTAATGAGCAGAAGGCAAGAGCGTTTTGGAAGAGAATAGAGGAGTATTTCAATTCAAACCCTCAACTCAGTGGCTTAGCTCCTAGAGAAGAAAATcaatgtaagcagaggtggggaagAGTGAATGAGCAGGTGTGCAAGTTTGTGGGAAGCTATGAGACCGCTTTGAAGGAGCAAGCTAGTGGCCAAAATGAAAATGATGTCATGAAGGCTGCCCATGACATCTTCTTAAATGACTACCAGGTCAAGTTCAGCCTTGAACATGCCTGGAGGGAACTTAGATTTGATCAAAAATGGAGATCAAACTCTTTGTCCAGAGATGGTGCAAAGGACAAAAGGAAGGAAGCTGCGGAGATGGTGCCTGACTTGGAAGAGGTTAGGCCTCCTGGTGTTAAGGCTTGCAAAGCAGCCAAACACAAGAAGCATGGGAATGAAGCAGCTTTTGATCAATTACAGAGCATGCTAGTTGTGAAAGAGAACATATCCAAACAGAAACTCCTTGATCGTCTCCTTGCCCAAAAAGATACACTATCTGATATAGAAGTGTCTCTGAAGAACAAACTTGTATCTGAAATACTTTGA
- the LOC111208982 gene encoding uncharacterized protein At1g43920, Chloroplastic-like, with protein sequence HCFEFPQNWFDNHYTTTFVIGALKTPNISSYNIAEPVQYPPQPEADDGIPTTCYCGGEPVVATSYTPKDPCRRYFTCDNVDDMDCHVRKWWDVAVMEDMSDFQTQLRQLKDQGNEGEQKLVKLEKTVCELSKKKSGVTNGFELVVCLMVFVLVLIGLVVMFLPG encoded by the coding sequence cattgcttcgaattccctcagaactggtttgacaatcactatactacaacatttgtcataggagccttgaaaactcctaacatcagtaGCTACAATATTGCAGAGCCGGTTCAGTACCCACCTCAACCTGAGGCTGATGATGGAATCCCGACGACATGCTACTGTGGTGGTGAGCCTGTTGTTGCAACATCTTACACTCCTAAAGATCCATGCAGAAGGTACTTCACGTGCGACAATGTTGATGATATGGACTGCCATGTTAGGAAATGGTGGGATGTGGCGGTTATGGAGGATATGAGTGACTTTCAGACACAACTTAGGCAGCTTAAGGATCAAGGTAATGAGGGTGAGCAGAAGCTGGTTAAGCTAGAGAAGACAGTGTGTGAGTTATCTAAGAAGAAATCAGGGGTTACAAATGGCTTTGAATTGGTTGTTTGTCTAATGGTTTTTGTATTAGTTTTAATAGGTTTGGTCGTCATGTTTCTGCCTGGTTAG
- the LOC106359335 gene encoding glutathione S-transferase T3-like, which yields MDTTHGYVNLLNSQSSVDLDSLGPAWFSRQCPDESGVKERRKWSPKEDKILIGAWLNTSKDPVVSNEQKAGAFWKRIQDYYNASPHLVGTTPRELRSGENDDDEMKAALKIFYNDYSIKFNLEHAWRELRHDKKWCSTYLAKDSVKEKLKQVLEVDGEEAMGRPVGVKAAKAASKRKKNAKEEELPKLQGLFEIKQKISNQKLFDRLLVKKEPLSEMELSLKLKLMSEML from the exons ATGGATACTACCCACGGTTATGTTAACCTACTGAATAGTCAATCTTCAGTTGACCTTGATTCACTCGGACCTGCTTGGTTCAGTAGACAATGTCCTGATGAGTCTGGTGTCAAGGAGAGGAGGAAATGGTCTCCCAAAGAGGATAAAATCCTTATTGGTGCTTGGCTTAACACCAGTAAAGACCCTGTGGTCAGCAATGAGCAGAAAGCTGGTGCTTTCTGGAAGAGGATTCAAGACTACTACAACGCAAGCCCTCACTTGGTTGGGACAACACCTAGAGAGCTT AGAAGTGgtgaaaatgatgatgatgagatgaAAGCTGCCCTAAAAATCTTCTACAATGACTACTCCATCAAGTTCAACCTGGAACATGCCTGGAGGGAGCTGAGACATGACAAGAAATGGTGTTCCACCTATCTGGCTAAGGACAGTGTGAAGGAAAAGCTCAAACAAGTGTTGGAGGTTGACGGAGAAGAGGCAATGGGTAGACCTGTTGGGGTGAAGGCTGCTAAAGCTGCTAgtaagaggaagaagaatgCTAAAGAAGAGGAGTTGCCAAAGTTACAGGGCCTGTTTGAAATCAAACAGAAAATCTCTAACCAGAAACTGTTTGATCGTTTACTTGTCAAAAAAGAGCCACTCTCTGAGATGGAATTATCTCTTAAACTCAAACTTATGTCTGAGATGTTATGA
- the LOC106360194 gene encoding cytosolic sulfotransferase 1-like encodes MNEKKLPDHLREDNLSEETRTLISSLPSTKDFLGKIYNYQGCWYYPNTLLGVLNFQKGFKPQETDIVIASFPKSGTTWLKALTVALLERSKYSSSDVPHPLQSDNPHGLVPFLETNLYLNSSTPDLTKFSSPRLFSTHMPLHTLQVPFKDSPCKIVYVCRDVKDVLVSQWYFRSAYLQKEVDKSLLESSLDSLCSGVGYFGPIWENVLSYWRGSLEDPEHILFMRYEEMKSEPAAQVKRLAEFLGCPFTEEEEEGGSVDKILELCSLRSLSSMEINKTGKTSNNVHHSNFFRKGEVGDSKNHLTPEMENKIDMIMEEKYKGSGLKY; translated from the coding sequence ATGAATGAGAAGAAGCTCCCCGACCACTTGAGAGAAGACAACCTAAGCGAAGAAACAAGGACATTAATCTCTTCACTTCCTTCGACCAAAGATTTCCTAGGGAAGATCTACAACTACCAAGGATGTTGGTACTACCCCAACACTCTCCTAGGAGTCCTGAATTTCCAGAAAGGTTTCAAGCCTCAAGAAACCGACATAGTCATCGCTTCTTTCCCCAAATCCGGCACCACTTGGCTCAAAGCTCTCACAGTCGCTCTCCTTGAGAGATCGAAGTACAGTTCTTCTGATGTTCCTCATCCTCTTCAATCCGATAACCCTCATGGCTTAGTACCCTTCTTGGAGACCAATCTGTATCTCAATAGCTCAACACCTGATCTGACCAAGTTCTCATCTCCAAGGCTGTTCTCGACTCACATGCCGTTACATACGCTTCAAGTACCCTTCAAGGACTCTCCATGCAAGATCGTGTACGTGTGCAGGGACGTGAAGGACGTGTTGGTATCGCAATGGTATTTCAGGAGTGCTTATCTTCAAAAAGAAGTAGACAAAAGCCTTCTCGAGTCTTCTTTAGATTCATTATGCAGTGGAGTTGGCTATTTTGGACCCATTTGGGAAAATGTATTGAGCTATTGGAGAGGTAGCTTGGAAGATCCCGAGCATATTCTCTTCATGAGGTACGAGGAAATGAAGTCAGAGCCCGCTGCTCAGGTCAAGAGACTTGCAGAGTTCTTGGGTTGTCCATTcactgaggaagaagaagaaggcggaTCTGTGGACAAGATCTTGGAACTTTGTTCTCTGCGTAGTCTGAGCAGCATGGAGATCAATAAGACAGGAAAAACCTCGAACAATGTGCATCACTCTAATTTTTTCCGCAAAGGAGAAGTGGGTGACTCAAAGAATCATCTGACTCCAGAGATGGAAAACAAAATCGACATGATCATGGAGGAAAAATACAAAGGCTCCGGTTTGAAATACTGA
- the LOC106359338 gene encoding uncharacterized protein LOC106359338: protein MEKGGCIEPLVEYVDCKGEAEKKNEDVFPKCKEAKDRLDNCFIAHRDYHQPILEIMEPAVELVVNKIEALFPLVDTVSTESADQPEEGDGPLHLFMNGGACTESYMALEDFLVEVMETNEDICNCAKAFTMLIKCMDAHSDYYHPILDAVYDGEDHYRTLLISALRGDCKRI, encoded by the coding sequence ATGGAAAAAGGTGGATGCATAGAACCATTGGTGGAATATGTTGATTGCAAGGGAGAAGCTGAGAAGAAGAATGAAGATGTCTTCCCTAAGTGTAAGGAAGCCAAAGATAGATTGGACAATTGTTTTATTGCTCATCGTGATTACCATCAACCGATTTTGGAGATCATGGAACCTGCTGTAGAGCTGGTGGTGAACAAGATCGAAGCCTTATTCCCACTGGTAGATACTGTTTCAACAGAATCGGCGGACCAACCAGAGGAAGGTGACGGCCCGCTTCACCTGTTCATGAATGGAGGAGCTTGCACAGAATCATACATGGCTTTGGAAGATTTCTTGGTGGAAGTTATGGAGACCAATGAAGATATCTGTAACTGTGCCAAAGCCTTCACGATGCTGATAAAGTGTATGGATGCTCATTCTGATTACTATCATCCTATTCTCGATGCTGTTTATGATGGTGAAGATCACTACCGAACTCTTCTCATAAGCGCACTGAGGGGTGACTGTAAGAGGATTTAA